A genomic stretch from Grus americana isolate bGruAme1 chromosome 32 unlocalized genomic scaffold, bGruAme1.mat SUPER_32_unloc_4, whole genome shotgun sequence includes:
- the LOC129200122 gene encoding collagen alpha-2(I) chain-like — translation MAGPRLPAALGLLLLCLCLPDASGRCDSGSRLVPLTAGVDPCKDPAGFLSPQLGGAGAGSSGGEGSYGNSGSSGNSGSSGGEGSYGNSGSYGGAGSYGGGSGSSGNSGSYGGAGSYSGSGVSQGGGSSSGSYASPGSPGGKPGSYGSRPGSHGDGSGSFVSPGSGGPSGSYGVGSYGGGSGRPSSYAGSGSYGGSSSYGGSNPAHLKEDLVQDQDQGNPDRDPMEAAQDPTGDPDPMEDPVPTEDLDLMEAGQDPMGDRMEDPVQDRADPAPRGAADRDQADPDPTEAADPMGEAGLDQADLAPRGAADPKQAADRDPTGAAQDPTGAAQDPMGDRDPTGSLSPTGMIRDPLGNQDPTGAHQDLMGDQDPMENQDPRGVARDRMEDRDPRGVDRDLMADQDPMGVARDPRGVDRDLMGDQDPTGVDRDLTEGRDPRGVDRDLMVDQDPMGVARDPRGVDQDLMGDRDPRGDRDPTGVDQALMADQDPTVVHRDPTVVDRDLTGGRDPTEGSGAPGTRIPGSPSYQGCGIRPGSGATSPRTVGPPRDPLRDLAPTLDLVWDPALGQGPTAPGGAPGRDPGWDPGWDRGGAPGRDLGGDLGRDRGGAPVVGSRHPPRPCPHACPHTCPHTCPHAHA, via the exons atggccGGTCCCCGGCTGCCCGCGGCCCTCgggctcctgctgctctgcctgtgcctgccag ACGCCTCCGGCCGCTGCGACTCGGGCTCCCGCCTGGTCCCGCTGACGGCCGGGGTGGATCCCTGCAAGGATCCCGCCGGATTCCTCAGCCCCCAGCTGGGCGGGGCCGGAGCGGGATCCTCCGGAGGAGAGGGATCCTACGGCAATTCGGGATCCTCCGGAAATTCGGGATCCTCCGGAGGAGAGGGATCCTACGGCAATTCGGGATCCTATGGAGGAGCGGGATCCTACGGAGGCGGATCGGGATCCTCCGGCAATTCGGGATCCTACGGAGGAGCGGGATCCTACAGCGGCTCGGGAGTATCCCAGGGAGGCGGAAGCTCTTCGGGATCCTACGCGTCACCGGGATCCCCTGGGGGCAAGCCAGGATCCTATGGGAGCAGACCGGGATCCCACGGGGACGGCTCGGGATCTTTTGTGTCGCCGGGATCCGGTGGGCCCTCGGGATCCTACGGAGTCGGGTCTTACGGGGGCGGATCCGGGAGACCCAGCTCGTACGCGGGAAGCGGATCCTATGGGGGATCCAGCTCCTACGGAGGATCCA ACCCGGCTCATCTCAAGGAGGATCTAGTTCAGGATCAGGATCAGGGAAACCCGGATCGGGATCCTATGGAGGCAGCTCAGGATCCTACGGGGGATCCGGATCCTATGGAGGATCCAGTTCCTACGGAGGATCTGGATCTTATGGAGGCAGGCCAGGATCCTATGGGGGATCGTATGGAGGATCCAGTTCAGGATCGGGCAGACCCGGCTCCCAGGGGGGCAGCGGATCGGGATCAGGCAGACCCGGATCCCACGGAGGCAGCGGATCCCATGGGGGAAGCGGGTCTGGATCAGGCAGACCTGGCTCCCAGGGGGGCAGCGGATCCCAAGCAGGCAGCGGATCGGGATCCTACGGGAGCAGCTCAGGATCCTACGGGGGCAGCTCAGGATCCTATGGGGGATCGGGATCCTACGGGCTCCCTGAGTCCTACGGGGATGATTCGGGATCCTTTGGGGAATCAGGATCCTACGGGGGCTCATCAGGATCTTATGGGGGATCAGGATCCTATGGAGAATCAGGATCCCAGGGGGGTGGCTCGGGATCGTATGGAGGATCGGGATCCCAGGGGGGTGGATCGGGATCTTATGGCAGACCAGGATCCTATGGGGGTGGCTCGGGATCCCAGGGGAGTGGATCGGGATCTTATGGGGGATCAGGATCCTACGGGGGTGGATCGGGATCTTACGGAGGGTCGGGATCCCAGGGGGGTGGATCGGGATCTTATGGTAGACCAGGATCCTATGGGGGTGGCTCGGGATCCCAGGGGAGTGGATCAGGATCTTATGGGGGATCGGGATCCCAGGGGGGATCGGGATCCTACGGGGGTGGATCAGGCTCTTATGGCAGACCAGGATCCTACAGTGGTGCATCGGGATCCTACGGTGGTGGATCGGGATCTTACGGGGGGTCGGGATCCTACGGAGGGATCCGGCGCCCCGGGTACAAGAATCCCGGGATCCCCTTCATACCAGGGCTGCGGGATCCGGCCCGGATCGGGGGCTACATCCCCACGCACCGTGGGCCCCCCACGGGATCCACTCAGGGATCTGGCTCCGACTTTGGATCTGGTGTGGGATCCGGCTCTGGGTCAGGGACCTACGGCTCCGGGGGGGGCTCCAG GCCGGGATCCGGGATGGGATCCGGGATGGGATCGGGGGGGGGCTCCAGGCCGGGATCTGGGGGGGGATCTGGGACGGGATCGGGGGGGGGCTCCAG TCGTCGGATCGCGGCACCCGCCTCGTCCCTGTCCCCACGCGTGTCCCCACACGTGTCCCCACACGTGTCCCCACGCCCACGCGTga